In a genomic window of Vanessa tameamea isolate UH-Manoa-2023 chromosome 31, ilVanTame1 primary haplotype, whole genome shotgun sequence:
- the LOC113392147 gene encoding 4-hydroxybenzoate polyprenyltransferase, mitochondrial, whose protein sequence is MFNSSLRSYKVINIKTFLLKTNQYSNGSINVTSCLCGHSYLKNKRNSDRVQLKNVRVHSTQSDQRRQKVVIETSTPKIVIHKIKDKVLPDEKEAEASLRLAWKEKINPYIKLARWDKPIGVYLLYWPCSWSIALGSLSGTVPLSTSLETAGLFLIGAGLMRGAGCTINDLWDKDVDAQVERTKDRPLVSGALSNKQAFGFLAVQLGLALGVLLQLNCYSVALGATSMILVITYPLAKRFTNYPQIFLGATFNWGALLGYSAVTGYIQPEVCIPLYLSALSWTVLYDTIYAHQDKHDDARLGIKSTALTFGEHTKPSLTGALAISLSGLILAGQAAHMSVPYYVALAMYAAHGGRQIYTLNPDSADDCSKKFKSNSMVGFIILLGILGGGYRQYIGNRERNRGKEDVSVTKSCLFSS, encoded by the exons ATGTTCAACTCCAGTTTAAGAAGCTACAaggtcataaatataaaaacatttttgctaaaaacaaatcaatattcAAACGGATCTATTAACGTAACGTCATGTTTATGTGgacattcatatttaaaaaacaaaagaaactcaGACAGAGTTCAATTGAAAAATGTGAGAGTTCATTCAACGCAGAGCGATCAACGTAGACAGAAAGTCGTAATTGAAACATCCACTCCTAAGATTGTGATACACAAAATTAAAGATAAGGTGTTGCCAGATGAAAAAGAAGCTGAGGCGAGTTTAAGGCTAGCTTGGAAGGAGAAAATAAATCCATATATAAAGCTGGCAAGATGGGATAAGCCGattg GTGTATATCTCTTATACTGGCCATGTTCGTGGTCAATAGCCTTAGGTTCCTTATCGGGTACAGTTCCTTTGAGCACGAGCTTGGAGACAGCGGGACTGTTTCTTATCGGTGCTGGTTTGATGAGGGGAGCTGGGTGTACTATTAATGATTTATGGGATAAAGATGTGGACGCACAG gtGGAAAGAACGAAAGATAGACCGCTGGTTTCTGGAGCGCTGTCAAATAAGCAGGCCTTTGGTTTCCTAGCCGTACAATTGGGTCTAGCTCTTGGAGTGTTGTTACAATTGAATTGTTACAGCGTGGCCCTGGGAGCGACGAGTATGA TTCTAGTCATAACCTACCCCTTAGCTAAACGTTTCACGAATTACCCCCAAATCTTCTTGGGAGCAACTTTCAACTGGGGAGCCTTGCTCGGCTATTCGGCCGTTACGGGATACATCCAGCCAGAAGTGTGCATACCTCTATATCTATCAGCTCTGTCGTGGACGGTTTTGTATGACACGATATACGCGCATCAG GATAAACACGACGACGCACGTCTTGGTATAAAATCGACAGCGCTAACGTTCGGCGAGCACACGAAACCTTCTCTAACCGGAGCTCTGGCAATCAGCCTGTCTGGCTTGATACTGGCAGGCCAGGCTGCCCATATGTCGGTGCCGTATTATGTAGCTCTTGCGATGTATGCGGCACATGGTGGTAGACAg atatacACCTTAAATCCAGACAGTGCGGATGATTGctcaaaaaaattcaaatcaaactCAATGGTAGGCTTTATTATACTTTTAGGCATTTTAGGAGGGGGCTATCGCCAATATATAGGAAATAGGGAGAGAAATCGTGGTAAGGAAGACGTTAGTGTAACTAAGAGCTGTCTCTTTAGCTCGTAA
- the LOC113392148 gene encoding zinc finger protein 175-like: MFRSASDIVRINRRESISINGDELYGCEFCSEGGWSSETEVEIHKSAKHKKELKSILNEADYVCGICIKEFDNGDELLKHIKTDHLYSSENAYRVEREIFVCDDCCQLFFNKLHLIVHIKQYHGSDNYKTEIIECPQCHDKFKRKQIWLHTHTHNIQSISSCRLCFIKLPNRRELKEHLNRHGHYFKCDMCGYNSKKSYLFNQHIKDNHKKKNNDVKKFKKVKKYFIPREDVLEGKGQILMIFRGVYLSNLVKICVMCREICVGYRQMSDHITHDHNTSIEMVKHEYRCGCGEVFNNKVLLKHHVFKMKGDHSIQKAGDE; the protein is encoded by the exons ATGTTCCGCTCAGCATCTGATATAGTTAGAATTAATCGTAGGGAATCAATTAGCATAAATGGAGATGAATTATACGGCTGTGAATTCTGTTCTGAGGGCGGTTGGTCCAGCGAAACTGAGGTCGAAATTCACAAAAGTGCGAAACACAAGAAAGAATTAAAAAGCATTTTGAATGAAGCAGATTATGTATGCGGC ATTTGCATCAAAGAGTTTGATAATGGTGATGAGTTGCTGAAACACATTAAAACTGATCACTTGTATAGCTCGGAAAATGCTTATCGAGTCGAACGAGAAATATTTGTCTGTGACGACTGCTGTCAGTTATTCTTCAACAAGTTACACCTCATCGTACACATAAAACAGTACCATGGGAGTGACAATTACAAAACAGAGATCATAGAGTGTCCACAGTGTCACGACAAATTCAAACGTAAACAGATTTGgttacacacgcacacacataaCATTCAGAGTATATCATCGTGccgtctttgttttataaagttgCCTAACAGACGAGAGTTGAAGGAACATTTAAATAGACACGgccattattttaaatgtgatatGTGTGGTTACAATTCTAAAAAATCATACCTCTTCAATCAACATATAAAAGATAATCATAAGAAGAAAAACAACGATGTTAAAAAGTTTAAGAAAGTTAAGAAATACTTTATACCACGAGAAGATGTATTAGAAGGCAAGGGTCAGATCTTAATGATATTCCGTGGTGTGTATTTGAGTAACTTAGTTAAAATATGTGTTATGTGTCGAGAAATATGTGTTGGTTACCGACAAATGAGTGATCATATAACACATGATCACAACACTAGTATAGAAATGGTTAAGCATGAGTATCGTTGTGGGTGTGGGGAGGTTTTCAACAATAAAGTGCTATTGAAACATCATGTGTTCAAAATGAAAGGAGATCACAGTATTCAAAAAGCTGGTGatgaataa